One Falsihalocynthiibacter arcticus DNA segment encodes these proteins:
- the xylF gene encoding D-xylose ABC transporter substrate-binding protein has product MKKLTGFAAAAMVVAMGTTALADGVVVGVSWSNFQEERWKTDEAAIKAALEAAGATYISADAQASSGKQLSDIENLIAQGANALIILAQDASAVGPAVQAASDEGIPVVAYDRLIEDDRAFYLTFDNVEVGRMQARAVLEAMPKGNYVMIKGSPTDPNADFLRGGQQEIIQAAVDAGDITIVGEAYTDGWVPANAQRNMEQILTANDNKVDAVIASNDGTAGGVVAALTAQGMQGIPVSGQDGDHAALNRVAMGTQTVSVWKDARELGKAAAEIAVALAEDNMAMIDGSADWTSPSGTTLKAKFLSPVPVTADNISVVLDAGWISKEALCAGSELAACN; this is encoded by the coding sequence ATGAAAAAACTTACTGGATTTGCCGCTGCAGCTATGGTTGTAGCAATGGGCACCACAGCACTGGCCGATGGCGTTGTTGTTGGTGTGAGCTGGTCTAATTTCCAAGAAGAACGTTGGAAAACTGACGAAGCTGCGATTAAAGCTGCTCTTGAAGCTGCTGGCGCGACTTATATCTCCGCAGACGCACAAGCTTCTTCTGGAAAACAGCTTTCGGACATTGAAAACTTGATCGCTCAAGGCGCAAACGCGTTGATCATCTTGGCTCAAGACGCTTCAGCGGTTGGCCCAGCAGTTCAAGCAGCTTCCGACGAGGGTATCCCTGTTGTAGCTTATGACCGTCTGATCGAAGACGACCGTGCTTTCTATCTTACATTCGATAACGTTGAAGTTGGTCGCATGCAAGCGCGCGCGGTTCTCGAAGCTATGCCAAAAGGCAACTACGTTATGATCAAAGGTTCGCCAACTGATCCGAACGCAGACTTCCTTCGTGGCGGCCAGCAAGAGATCATCCAAGCAGCAGTTGACGCTGGCGACATCACAATCGTTGGTGAAGCTTACACTGATGGCTGGGTTCCTGCGAACGCACAACGCAACATGGAGCAAATCCTAACAGCAAACGACAACAAAGTTGACGCTGTTATTGCTTCTAACGACGGTACCGCTGGCGGTGTTGTTGCTGCTTTGACTGCGCAGGGTATGCAAGGTATTCCCGTGTCCGGCCAAGACGGTGACCACGCTGCTCTGAACCGCGTTGCGATGGGCACTCAAACAGTTTCCGTTTGGAAAGATGCACGTGAACTTGGTAAAGCTGCAGCTGAAATCGCTGTTGCTCTTGCCGAAGACAATATGGCGATGATCGATGGTTCCGCTGATTGGACTTCGCCGTCAGGTACGACACTGAAAGCAAAATTCCTTTCACCAGTGCCTGTGACTGCTGACAACATCAGTGTCGTTTTGGACGCTGGTTGGATTTCTAAAGAAGCCCTCTGCGCCGGTTCTGAACTCGCAGCCTGTAACTAA
- a CDS encoding ABC transporter ATP-binding protein → MTSVSIKNLDLNFGAVKVLKDLNLDIPEGEFLVLLGSSGCGKSTLLNCIAGLLDVSGGQIHINGENVTWAQPNERGIGMVFQSYALYPQMTVEGNLSFGLKNAKVPKAEIAKRVAHAAEVLQIEPLLKRKPAALSGGQRQRVAIGRALVRDVDVFLFDEPLSNLDAQLRADLRVEIKRLHHQLKNTMIYVTHDQVEAMTLADRIAIMKGGLIYQLDSPDVIYNKPCNKYVAEFIGSPSMNFFEGEITTDGAPMFVTAGHSIPISNYEFISKPAAGKGWMGIRPEHIVTGEAVDAADFALDTTVELVEPMGSDTIVWCEIMGVRIRLRMDGQSKVRDDDKIRIGFDAARLSLFEKTTENRI, encoded by the coding sequence ATGACAAGCGTATCTATCAAAAACCTCGACCTAAACTTTGGTGCCGTTAAGGTTCTCAAAGACCTAAATCTGGATATTCCAGAGGGCGAATTTCTTGTTCTCCTTGGGTCATCTGGCTGTGGAAAATCCACATTGCTCAACTGTATTGCGGGTCTTTTGGATGTCTCGGGTGGGCAAATTCACATCAATGGTGAAAACGTCACTTGGGCCCAACCCAACGAGCGCGGCATCGGCATGGTGTTTCAATCCTACGCGCTTTACCCACAGATGACAGTCGAAGGAAACCTCTCATTTGGCCTTAAAAACGCCAAGGTTCCCAAGGCCGAAATCGCCAAACGGGTCGCGCATGCCGCAGAAGTTTTACAAATTGAACCCCTGCTCAAGCGCAAACCCGCGGCCCTGTCTGGCGGGCAACGTCAACGTGTTGCCATTGGCCGCGCCCTCGTGCGCGACGTGGATGTCTTCCTATTTGACGAGCCACTGTCAAACCTCGATGCACAACTTCGCGCTGATCTGCGGGTTGAAATCAAACGCCTGCACCACCAACTCAAAAATACCATGATCTACGTGACCCACGATCAGGTCGAGGCCATGACCCTCGCGGATCGCATTGCCATCATGAAAGGCGGATTAATCTACCAGCTCGACAGTCCCGACGTGATTTACAACAAGCCTTGCAACAAATACGTCGCAGAGTTTATCGGCTCCCCCTCCATGAACTTCTTTGAAGGCGAAATCACGACGGACGGTGCCCCGATGTTCGTGACGGCTGGCCACTCGATCCCGATCTCAAATTACGAGTTCATCTCCAAGCCCGCCGCAGGCAAAGGCTGGATGGGCATTCGACCCGAACACATTGTGACCGGAGAGGCCGTCGATGCTGCGGATTTCGCCTTGGACACCACCGTTGAGCTTGTTGAACCCATGGGAAGCGACACCATTGTTTGGTGTGAAATCATGGGGGTGCGCATTCGTCTTCGCATGGATGGGCAATCGAAGGTCCGCGACGATGATAAGATACGCATTGGCTTTGACGCAGCCCGACTCTCTCTTTTTGAAAAAACCACTGAAAACAGGATTTAA
- a CDS encoding isocitrate/isopropylmalate dehydrogenase family protein, protein MAHIPTISLIKGDGIGVDVAESAFAVMDAALLRCGAVAPKVQEIAAGAGYFAQTGLDIEPGGEEKAGEADAIFLGAIGLPSIRQEDGTEVSPHLRLRDRYQLYAGVRPIKAYPNAPQRLADPRAAGIDMIILRESTEGLFYSAAVHKRAEIIPNVEVRDIMRITRATTEKLHEFGFKLAEKRRARGKSGNLTCVDKANVFTSQAFFRQIFDETKVRYPDVNVSYNYVDAMALDLVRQPWNFDVMVMENMFGDILSDLAGGLVGGMGMASCGEIGETIGLFQPAHGSAPDIMGQDKANPLAAILSAGLMLDYIATKTQAENYEAAGALIDAAVDAGFAQNRLRPMEFGGDMGTIAVTEELIKIIGELPK, encoded by the coding sequence ATGGCGCATATTCCAACAATTTCTCTGATTAAAGGCGATGGTATTGGCGTGGACGTCGCGGAATCGGCTTTTGCGGTTATGGATGCGGCGCTCCTTCGTTGCGGGGCGGTTGCGCCCAAGGTGCAAGAAATTGCGGCTGGTGCAGGATACTTTGCGCAAACTGGTTTGGATATCGAACCCGGAGGGGAAGAAAAAGCTGGCGAGGCTGATGCAATTTTTCTTGGCGCCATTGGCCTTCCCTCCATCCGCCAAGAAGACGGAACAGAGGTCTCGCCGCATTTGCGCTTGCGGGACCGGTATCAACTTTACGCAGGTGTGCGCCCCATTAAGGCCTATCCGAACGCCCCCCAGCGCCTCGCAGACCCCCGCGCAGCTGGTATCGATATGATCATTTTGCGCGAAAGCACCGAAGGGTTGTTTTACTCCGCTGCCGTCCACAAACGGGCCGAAATCATCCCAAACGTCGAAGTGCGCGACATCATGCGGATCACACGGGCAACGACGGAAAAGCTGCATGAATTTGGATTCAAGCTGGCTGAAAAGCGGCGAGCGCGTGGAAAATCGGGAAATCTAACCTGCGTGGATAAGGCGAACGTCTTCACCAGCCAAGCATTTTTCCGTCAGATTTTCGATGAAACCAAGGTTCGCTATCCAGATGTGAATGTCTCCTACAACTATGTTGACGCGATGGCGCTTGACCTTGTGCGCCAACCTTGGAACTTTGACGTCATGGTGATGGAAAACATGTTTGGCGATATTCTGAGCGACCTCGCTGGTGGCCTCGTTGGCGGCATGGGCATGGCGTCTTGTGGGGAAATCGGTGAAACCATTGGCCTGTTCCAACCCGCGCACGGCTCGGCACCTGACATCATGGGGCAGGATAAAGCAAACCCTCTTGCGGCGATCCTGTCGGCGGGCCTGATGTTGGACTATATCGCGACCAAAACCCAAGCCGAAAACTATGAAGCAGCAGGCGCCCTAATCGACGCCGCAGTGGACGCGGGCTTTGCCCAAAACCGCCTGCGCCCGATGGAGTTTGGGGGCGACATGGGCACCATCGCAGTCACTGAAGAACTTATCAAAATTATCGGTGAATTGCCCAAATGA
- a CDS encoding Gfo/Idh/MocA family protein has product MTKKLGIGIIGAGNISAAYLRLAPMFKGIEMRAVADLNMKAAQSRATEFGVRAETVEGLLASDDIDIVVNLTIPAAHFAVSKSILNAGKHVYSEKPFVLTLQEGAEIAALAAEKGLRVGSAPDTFMGSSHQHVRAMIDDGTLGKITSGTAFVMGHGMEHWHPNPDFFYQPGAGPVLDIGPYYVTNLVQLLGPVARVAALTSTPSSERLITSEPRNGETIPVGTPTTIHALLEFKSGAVISMVTSWDVWQHDHSNMELYGQEGTVHVPDPNFFGGDIRITKRADFVDLPSGWDHPFSVPNDGEHANYRAAGLSDMAIAISEGRPHRCSSELALHVVEVMTSILAAGEARSFVEMTTTCKRPAPIGPKEARALLS; this is encoded by the coding sequence ATGACCAAAAAACTTGGAATCGGTATTATTGGCGCGGGGAATATCTCCGCGGCCTACCTGCGGCTTGCGCCGATGTTTAAAGGCATCGAAATGCGGGCCGTCGCAGATTTGAACATGAAAGCCGCCCAAAGCCGCGCCACAGAATTCGGCGTCCGCGCTGAGACCGTTGAGGGCTTACTGGCTTCTGATGACATAGATATCGTCGTCAACCTGACAATCCCTGCGGCGCATTTTGCGGTGTCCAAAAGCATTCTCAACGCGGGTAAACACGTCTACTCGGAAAAACCTTTCGTGCTCACCCTCCAAGAGGGCGCAGAAATTGCGGCTTTGGCGGCGGAAAAGGGTCTGCGCGTCGGCTCTGCTCCGGATACGTTTATGGGCTCCTCGCACCAGCATGTGCGCGCAATGATTGACGACGGTACATTGGGAAAAATCACCTCTGGCACGGCCTTCGTTATGGGGCATGGCATGGAGCATTGGCATCCAAACCCCGATTTCTTTTATCAGCCGGGTGCCGGACCCGTGCTCGATATTGGCCCCTATTATGTGACCAACCTCGTACAGCTCCTTGGCCCAGTGGCTCGTGTTGCGGCACTGACATCAACGCCTTCATCCGAGCGCCTGATTACATCCGAGCCACGCAATGGCGAAACGATTCCAGTGGGTACACCAACAACCATCCACGCCCTGCTTGAGTTCAAATCAGGGGCCGTAATTTCGATGGTCACCAGCTGGGACGTTTGGCAACACGACCATTCCAACATGGAACTTTATGGCCAAGAAGGCACAGTACATGTGCCCGACCCAAACTTCTTTGGCGGCGATATTCGCATCACCAAACGGGCCGATTTTGTGGATCTTCCGAGTGGATGGGATCACCCTTTCTCGGTTCCAAACGACGGCGAACACGCAAACTATCGCGCGGCGGGTCTGTCCGATATGGCCATCGCAATTTCCGAGGGTCGGCCACATCGCTGTTCCTCCGAGCTTGCGCTCCATGTCGTCGAAGTTATGACGAGCATTCTGGCCGCAGGCGAAGCGCGCAGTTTTGTTGAAATGACAACAACCTGCAAACGCCCCGCCCCCATTGGCCCAAAAGAAGCCCGCGCGCTTCTCTCCTAA
- a CDS encoding N-acyl homoserine lactonase family protein, with amino-acid sequence MSTKWNVFAIKYAERNTRTRADSFIFDDHPAAQHGMDYFVWLLTDGVRNILVDTGYDEAEGKRRDRPILRDPALALEALNVSAESIDTVIITHLHYDHAGGLDRYPNAQFHLQEIEMGFATGPCMCDPTLQMPYTAEHVCDMVRHVFSGRVVFHKGDGEVASGITVHRIGGHSRGLQAVRVETENGPLCLASDASHYYENYLDRKPFPIVVDVEDMVMGFDKITALAAGEKTRVIPGHDPLVRDYYPEVGTSGFVWRLDSGRV; translated from the coding sequence ATGAGCACCAAATGGAATGTCTTCGCGATAAAATACGCTGAGAGGAACACGCGAACACGGGCGGATAGCTTTATTTTCGACGATCACCCTGCGGCGCAACATGGGATGGACTATTTCGTGTGGCTTTTGACGGATGGCGTGCGCAATATTTTGGTTGATACGGGGTATGATGAGGCCGAGGGAAAGCGCCGTGACCGTCCGATCCTGCGTGATCCGGCGCTTGCGCTTGAGGCGTTGAATGTTTCCGCCGAGAGTATCGACACGGTCATCATCACCCATCTTCACTATGACCATGCGGGAGGGTTGGACCGTTATCCGAATGCTCAATTCCATTTGCAAGAGATCGAAATGGGGTTCGCCACGGGGCCATGTATGTGTGATCCAACGTTGCAAATGCCCTATACTGCCGAGCATGTTTGCGACATGGTGCGCCACGTTTTTTCGGGGCGCGTTGTGTTTCATAAAGGTGATGGCGAGGTTGCTTCGGGGATCACGGTGCACCGGATTGGTGGGCATTCGCGCGGCTTACAAGCGGTTCGGGTCGAGACCGAGAACGGCCCGCTGTGTTTGGCATCGGATGCCTCGCATTACTATGAGAATTATTTAGACCGTAAGCCGTTTCCGATCGTCGTGGACGTCGAGGATATGGTGATGGGCTTTGACAAAATCACGGCCTTGGCGGCGGGTGAAAAAACGCGGGTTATCCCTGGGCATGATCCACTGGTGCGCGATTACTATCCCGAGGTGGGGACGTCGGGGTTTGTTTGGCGGTTGGATTCTGGCCGCGTTTAG
- a CDS encoding putative quinol monooxygenase, whose amino-acid sequence MFAVTVSFTVADEFVNDFAALIEHNAAASVRDEVACQHFDVCTDPSNTSLFFLYEVYDDAAGFDVHLASAHFKAFSQASAHMVVAKNITTFQKVTAAHA is encoded by the coding sequence ATGTTTGCCGTAACCGTATCTTTTACCGTCGCCGACGAGTTCGTAAATGACTTCGCCGCGCTCATCGAACACAACGCCGCAGCGTCTGTAAGGGACGAGGTAGCTTGCCAGCACTTTGACGTCTGCACAGACCCGTCAAATACGTCCCTCTTCTTCCTGTATGAAGTTTATGATGATGCCGCGGGTTTTGACGTGCACCTCGCCAGCGCACATTTCAAGGCCTTCAGCCAAGCCAGCGCGCATATGGTTGTGGCCAAAAACATTACCACTTTCCAAAAAGTAACGGCGGCCCACGCATAG
- a CDS encoding Gfo/Idh/MocA family protein codes for MTNLRVGVVGLGYFSQFHLDAWRDIPSTTLAGVFDLDSARTQEIAAKYGVSGARSAAELAGQDLDIVDLVAPPPAHKALVEQFAKSGRILICQKPFCTSYEEAKAVCEFAKSRDCTLIIHENFRFQPWHRAIKTALDTGLLGEIYQARFALRPGDGRGPDAYLSRQPAFQSMPRLLIHETGVHFVDLFQYFFGPISSIYADLVRLNPAIKGEDAGILIAHHENGTRAVFDGNRLMDHATDSPRRTMGEMEIEGEKGTLRLSGMGEISFRAFGENEAVNIAVTAPVDEARFGGGCVQALCEHIVEARAGRVPFENTAEDYLSVILATQAAYRSAETGQKQSL; via the coding sequence ATGACAAACCTGCGCGTCGGGGTTGTGGGCCTCGGATATTTTAGCCAGTTTCACCTAGACGCATGGCGTGACATCCCCTCCACGACCCTCGCGGGCGTCTTTGATCTCGACTCCGCTCGAACTCAAGAAATTGCCGCAAAGTACGGCGTTTCTGGCGCTCGGTCAGCTGCGGAATTGGCAGGCCAAGACCTCGATATCGTCGATCTGGTTGCGCCACCTCCGGCACACAAAGCGCTGGTTGAGCAATTCGCAAAATCTGGCCGCATCCTGATTTGCCAGAAGCCCTTTTGCACGTCATATGAAGAGGCAAAGGCCGTGTGCGAGTTTGCGAAATCCCGTGATTGTACATTGATTATACACGAAAATTTCCGTTTCCAACCGTGGCACCGCGCGATCAAAACGGCCTTGGATACGGGGCTCCTTGGTGAAATTTATCAGGCGCGCTTTGCCCTTCGGCCCGGTGATGGACGTGGGCCTGATGCCTATCTTTCCCGCCAGCCCGCGTTTCAGAGTATGCCGCGATTGCTCATCCATGAAACAGGTGTCCATTTTGTCGACCTGTTTCAGTATTTCTTTGGCCCGATCTCCTCGATTTATGCCGATTTGGTGCGGCTGAACCCCGCGATAAAAGGCGAAGATGCAGGCATTTTGATCGCCCACCACGAAAACGGAACACGCGCCGTATTTGACGGAAATCGCCTCATGGATCACGCAACGGATTCACCAAGGCGCACCATGGGAGAAATGGAAATCGAGGGCGAAAAAGGAACCCTGCGCCTCTCTGGTATGGGGGAGATTTCCTTTCGTGCTTTTGGCGAGAACGAGGCCGTTAATATTGCCGTCACCGCCCCTGTTGACGAAGCACGTTTTGGCGGCGGGTGCGTTCAGGCCCTCTGTGAGCACATCGTAGAAGCCCGCGCGGGTCGAGTGCCTTTCGAGAATACCGCCGAAGACTATTTAAGCGTCATACTTGCGACACAAGCGGCCTATAGGTCCGCCGAAACAGGTCAGAAACAATCCCTTTAG
- a CDS encoding ATP-binding cassette domain-containing protein, with amino-acid sequence MTDKTPLVEMKNISISFGGVKAVDDVSVDLYPGEVVGLLGHNGAGKSTLIKILSGAYHANSGEIWVEGKKATINNPRDARHYNIETIYQTLALADNLDAASNLFLGRELVTAFGTVDDDHMEAETRKIMSRLNPNFAKFDSPVSALSGGQRQSVAIARAVYFNARILIMDEPTAALGPQETKMVAELIQQLKSEGIGIFLISHDIHDVMQLCDRASVMQHGKLVGTVDVDSVTDEDLLGMIILGKHPHEKAEA; translated from the coding sequence ATGACAGATAAAACACCTCTCGTAGAGATGAAGAACATCTCGATTTCCTTTGGCGGTGTCAAAGCGGTTGATGATGTTTCGGTCGATCTCTACCCAGGCGAAGTTGTGGGCCTTTTGGGGCACAATGGCGCGGGCAAGTCGACTTTGATCAAAATTCTCTCGGGCGCATATCACGCCAATTCGGGAGAAATTTGGGTCGAGGGCAAAAAGGCGACGATCAACAATCCTCGCGATGCACGCCACTATAACATCGAAACGATCTACCAGACGCTCGCGCTGGCGGATAATCTCGATGCGGCGTCCAACTTGTTCTTGGGCCGCGAATTGGTCACTGCTTTCGGCACGGTCGACGATGACCACATGGAAGCCGAGACACGCAAGATCATGTCGCGCTTGAACCCGAATTTCGCCAAGTTCGACAGCCCTGTGTCCGCGCTCTCAGGTGGGCAACGCCAGTCTGTTGCGATTGCGCGCGCTGTGTATTTCAACGCGCGTATCCTAATTATGGATGAGCCAACTGCTGCTCTTGGACCACAAGAAACCAAAATGGTTGCCGAGCTTATCCAGCAGCTCAAGTCCGAAGGCATCGGGATTTTTCTGATTAGCCACGACATCCACGATGTGATGCAACTCTGTGATCGTGCAAGCGTTATGCAGCACGGGAAACTTGTTGGCACCGTGGATGTGGATAGCGTAACCGATGAAGATCTGCTTGGGATGATTATTCTAGGCAAACATCCCCATGAGAAAGCCGAAGCTTAA
- a CDS encoding sugar phosphate isomerase/epimerase family protein, translating to MTASFQLYSARNFTPWDDVFATISSLGYTGVEGYGALYVDTAKVRAAMDATGLSMPTAHVGIFDTEDNFEDVVATAKALGITSIFGPHIVEEDRPTDKAGWKAFAARLQAISNALAAHGISYGWHNHDFEFVACDDGSIPMETLLEAAPGLMWEADIAWIVRGGGDPIAWIEKYGDRITAVHVKDIAPVGENADEDGWADVGEGTMDWAGILAAVRSKTPAKHFVMEHDNPSDINRFATRSINNYKNL from the coding sequence ATGACCGCTTCTTTTCAGCTTTATAGCGCCCGCAATTTCACCCCATGGGACGACGTTTTCGCAACGATTTCATCCCTTGGATATACGGGCGTTGAGGGCTACGGCGCCCTTTACGTTGACACCGCCAAAGTACGGGCCGCAATGGATGCCACGGGCCTTTCCATGCCAACCGCCCACGTTGGTATCTTCGATACCGAGGACAATTTTGAAGATGTTGTGGCAACGGCAAAAGCCCTCGGGATCACGTCAATTTTCGGCCCACACATCGTTGAGGAAGATCGGCCAACAGACAAAGCTGGATGGAAGGCCTTCGCAGCCCGTCTTCAAGCGATCAGCAATGCACTTGCCGCACACGGCATTTCCTATGGCTGGCACAACCACGACTTTGAATTTGTTGCCTGTGACGACGGCTCCATTCCAATGGAAACCCTGCTTGAAGCTGCCCCTGGATTGATGTGGGAAGCCGACATCGCGTGGATCGTGCGAGGCGGTGGCGATCCCATTGCATGGATCGAGAAGTACGGCGACCGCATCACCGCCGTCCACGTCAAAGACATCGCGCCCGTTGGCGAGAACGCAGACGAGGATGGTTGGGCAGACGTCGGTGAAGGCACCATGGATTGGGCAGGCATCCTCGCCGCCGTCCGTAGCAAAACACCCGCGAAACACTTCGTTATGGAGCACGACAACCCAAGCGATATCAATCGCTTCGCGACACGTTCCATCAACAACTACAAAAACCTTTAA
- a CDS encoding sugar ABC transporter permease, with the protein MKDSAKKFVNNVGLDPRLLGMIGALVVLWVVFDLWTGGRFLTPRNLFNISVQTSSVAIMATGMVFVIVTRNIDLSVGSMLGFIGMTVAALQVHVLPEYLGLGNGSIWVIAVVAAVLMGLVIGGIQGWVVGYLTVPAFIVTLGGLLIFRGAMWWVTQGQTVAPLDPTFKLLGGGADGTLGEKLSWGFGLFASFVAVAMILMSRRRKSNHGFVVKPAWAEGTLIAIAVGLTLGFVWALNSYEIAGGARERVAEQRGLVLTDTLSLNHGVAIPVVILLLVTVGMTFISKRTRFGRYVYATGGNPEAAELSGINTRMLTVKVFALMGALTGLSAVVASARLGSVDVGLGTLDELRVIAAAVIGGTALAGGFGTIYGAVIGAAIMQTLQSGMASVGVDAPLQNMVVGFVLVLAVYVDIVYRRKVGV; encoded by the coding sequence ATGAAAGATTCAGCGAAAAAATTCGTGAACAACGTGGGACTCGATCCTCGCCTGCTAGGGATGATTGGTGCGCTTGTTGTTCTTTGGGTGGTTTTTGACTTGTGGACCGGCGGACGGTTTTTAACGCCGCGCAACTTGTTCAATATTTCGGTCCAAACGTCGTCGGTCGCCATCATGGCCACCGGTATGGTTTTCGTAATCGTGACGCGCAATATCGACCTTTCGGTCGGTTCGATGCTTGGCTTTATCGGTATGACCGTTGCCGCCCTTCAAGTGCACGTGTTGCCCGAGTATTTGGGCCTTGGGAATGGGTCCATTTGGGTGATTGCGGTTGTTGCTGCGGTTCTTATGGGGCTGGTTATTGGCGGCATCCAAGGCTGGGTCGTTGGTTATCTGACCGTACCCGCCTTTATCGTCACACTCGGTGGGTTGCTCATTTTTCGCGGTGCGATGTGGTGGGTTACGCAGGGGCAAACTGTTGCGCCACTTGACCCTACATTCAAGCTTCTTGGCGGGGGTGCGGATGGGACATTGGGCGAGAAGCTAAGTTGGGGCTTCGGTCTTTTCGCGTCTTTCGTTGCTGTTGCCATGATCCTTATGAGCCGTCGTCGCAAATCGAACCATGGATTTGTCGTCAAGCCAGCATGGGCCGAAGGGACACTTATCGCAATCGCGGTGGGGCTAACTTTGGGTTTTGTCTGGGCACTGAACTCTTATGAAATCGCTGGAGGTGCGCGGGAACGGGTCGCTGAACAACGTGGGCTGGTGTTGACGGATACATTGTCGCTCAACCACGGTGTCGCAATTCCAGTCGTCATCCTTTTGTTGGTAACGGTCGGCATGACGTTTATTTCAAAACGCACACGTTTTGGCCGCTATGTCTATGCAACCGGTGGCAATCCGGAAGCGGCAGAGCTTTCTGGGATCAATACACGCATGCTGACAGTCAAAGTTTTTGCGCTCATGGGCGCGCTGACTGGCTTGTCTGCGGTGGTTGCTTCGGCGCGGCTTGGATCGGTTGATGTCGGGCTAGGAACGCTGGACGAATTGCGCGTTATCGCGGCGGCCGTTATTGGCGGCACAGCACTCGCAGGTGGTTTCGGAACGATTTACGGCGCCGTCATCGGGGCCGCGATTATGCAAACACTGCAATCGGGCATGGCGTCCGTTGGCGTCGATGCACCGTTGCAAAACATGGTCGTAGGCTTTGTTCTCGTGTTAGCTGTGTATGTGGACATCGTATATCGTCGTAAAGTCGGCGTTTAA